Proteins from a single region of Congzhengia minquanensis:
- a CDS encoding helix-turn-helix domain-containing protein produces MKIIERAYKYRIYPNKEQQILIQKSFGCSRFVYNHFLAKKIESYKNDKKSISYNECSKLLTTLKTELE; encoded by the coding sequence GTGAAAATCATCGAAAGGGCATACAAATATCGCATATATCCAAATAAAGAACAACAAATATTGATACAAAAATCGTTTGGTTGTAGTAGATTTGTATATAACCACTTTCTTGCTAAAAAGATTGAGTCTTATAAAAATGACAAAAAATCTATTAGTTATAATGAATGCAGTAAATTATTAACTACATTAAAAACGGAATTAGAATAG